The proteins below come from a single Vicinamibacterales bacterium genomic window:
- a CDS encoding DUF1684 domain-containing protein, protein MLIAVSACSAPPPDDLSYVDTLLASRTAKDQAFENSADSPVPVSRRQDLLPLSYFLPDVDYRIPASLRVDSEQTIFEIPTSTGKRRSMRRVGVLEFQLEGNPVTLSAFVEVLASNNNSLFVPFGDLTNGRETYPAGRYLDLVVTPTGIYDLDFNTAYHPFCYYDVRFDCPFPPLENQLALAVLAGERLPGEWDN, encoded by the coding sequence GTGCTTATTGCGGTGAGCGCCTGTAGTGCTCCTCCACCGGATGATCTGTCCTACGTCGACACACTCCTCGCATCGCGGACAGCCAAGGACCAGGCGTTTGAAAATAGTGCGGATTCCCCAGTCCCTGTTTCTCGCCGTCAAGACCTTCTTCCACTAAGTTACTTCTTACCTGATGTCGATTACCGAATCCCTGCATCGCTCCGCGTTGACAGTGAACAAACAATCTTCGAAATCCCCACATCGACGGGCAAGCGGAGGTCAATGCGCCGCGTGGGAGTCCTAGAATTTCAACTCGAGGGAAATCCTGTCACGCTGTCAGCTTTTGTCGAAGTCTTAGCATCCAACAACAACAGCCTGTTCGTGCCATTTGGCGATCTGACGAATGGCAGGGAGACTTATCCTGCTGGACGTTACCTTGACCTGGTGGTGACACCAACGGGAATCTACGACCTCGACTTCAATACCGCCTATCACCCATTTTGCTACTATGACGTGCGCTTCGACTGCCCGTTCCCGCCACTCGAGAACCAGTTGGCATTAGCGGTCCTCGCTGGGGAGCGGCTCCCGGGAGAATGGGATAATTAA
- a CDS encoding UXX-star (seleno)protein family 1, producing MNQIVYIFGKDTUPYTTAAREDYAKRNIEVDYVNVKEDADGLRRMLEYTGGRRKVPVIVENDTVTTGFGGT from the coding sequence ATGAATCAGATCGTCTACATCTTCGGCAAAGACACGTGACCTTATACCACTGCTGCCCGTGAGGACTATGCCAAGCGGAACATTGAGGTCGATTATGTCAACGTTAAGGAGGACGCTGACGGGTTGCGTCGCATGCTGGAGTACACTGGCGGTCGACGTAAGGTTCCAGTGATTGTTGAGAATGACACGGTCACGACAGGATTTGGCGGCACATGA
- a CDS encoding MBL fold metallo-hydrolase, with product MHYELIPAHNPGSYTGSGNNTYLLNGKSPVLIDAGTGDSRHVTGVADALVQSPSTSLTKVLVTHGHADHASGISALMTRWPEVVAAKMPWPERDDRYSVFWTPIADGDLIPAGDTTLQAVHTPGHAPDHLCFLDSTSRVLFTGDLVVSGSTVMIPGSSGGDLVAYLASLQRVLSLKPTRLLPAHGPAIDDPVTLVRHYLDHRQSREDQILAAIRAGIDTVDGLVSRVYGFLEPQLIPAAHESVLAHLKKLRVEDRIQTDANRWTST from the coding sequence ATGCACTATGAGCTGATTCCTGCGCACAACCCCGGGTCCTACACCGGGTCTGGTAACAATACCTATCTCCTTAACGGAAAATCACCTGTGCTGATTGATGCGGGCACCGGTGATTCTCGGCATGTTACAGGCGTCGCCGACGCGTTAGTGCAGTCGCCGAGCACTTCGCTAACGAAGGTTCTCGTGACTCATGGGCACGCCGACCACGCTTCCGGCATTAGCGCACTCATGACAAGGTGGCCAGAGGTTGTGGCCGCTAAGATGCCTTGGCCGGAACGCGACGATCGCTATTCGGTGTTCTGGACTCCAATCGCCGACGGTGATTTGATCCCAGCCGGTGATACAACACTCCAGGCTGTGCACACGCCAGGTCATGCGCCAGACCATCTGTGCTTCTTGGATAGCACTTCCAGGGTTTTATTTACTGGCGACCTTGTGGTTAGCGGAAGTACCGTGATGATTCCAGGAAGTTCCGGGGGCGACCTAGTCGCATATCTCGCGTCACTTCAGCGCGTGCTTTCGCTCAAGCCAACCCGGCTGCTCCCGGCGCATGGGCCCGCAATTGACGATCCAGTAACTCTTGTGCGGCACTACCTTGATCATCGCCAATCGCGTGAAGATCAAATCTTGGCGGCAATCCGAGCCGGTATTGACACAGTGGACGGGCTAGTGTCGCGTGTCTATGGGTTTCTGGAGCCGCAACTCATTCCGGCAGCTCATGAAAGCGTTTTGGCACATCTAAAGAAGCTCCGCGTCGAAGATCGAATCCAAACCGACGCGAACCGTTGGACATCGACCTAA
- a CDS encoding carboxypeptidase regulatory-like domain-containing protein translates to MRDESNRPIQGASVTAENGNRSFTATTDSGGNFGFVTLRPGNWMFTAKALGFTPAQLHRRVREIARNPEINLFLARGAYGERFGALANVKSTDLQEQLQQAEELYSAERYLEAVAAYEKLSVMVPALTTLKLIIGDSYLNIAQYAEAQEAYQGVLAAELDLDLSLNRELLYNFGETQLALEGAERAVGWYWRAHETDPAWSKPLLKLGEIALAAGDQSEGRRYLQMAIEAEPGSKEQSVATAMLKQLSQP, encoded by the coding sequence GTGCGCGACGAGAGCAATAGACCGATCCAAGGCGCATCAGTCACCGCTGAGAACGGTAACCGTAGCTTCACTGCTACAACTGATTCCGGGGGGAATTTTGGCTTTGTTACCCTGCGGCCAGGCAATTGGATGTTCACTGCGAAAGCGCTTGGCTTCACACCAGCACAACTGCATCGGCGCGTCAGAGAGATAGCCCGTAACCCCGAGATAAATTTGTTCCTAGCCCGCGGCGCTTATGGTGAGCGGTTCGGGGCCTTAGCAAATGTAAAGTCGACCGATCTGCAGGAACAGTTGCAACAGGCCGAGGAGCTATATTCTGCTGAGCGCTACCTGGAAGCAGTTGCCGCCTACGAGAAATTGTCCGTAATGGTCCCGGCACTCACAACACTTAAGCTAATAATTGGTGATTCTTACCTCAACATCGCGCAGTACGCCGAGGCACAAGAAGCCTATCAGGGCGTGCTTGCGGCTGAGCTAGACCTTGACCTTAGCCTGAACCGTGAGTTGCTTTACAACTTCGGCGAAACACAATTAGCCTTAGAGGGCGCCGAACGTGCGGTCGGCTGGTACTGGCGCGCCCACGAGACCGATCCAGCATGGAGCAAACCTCTTCTCAAGCTGGGCGAGATCGCACTCGCCGCAGGTGACCAGTCTGAAGGGCGGCGATACCTGCAAATGGCCATCGAGGCCGAACCAGGCTCCAAAGAGCAGTCCGTCGCAACCGCGATGCTCAAGCAATTGTCTCAGCCTTAG
- a CDS encoding dipeptidase — MNTIIDFIHTNRDRYIDELKAYLAIPSISALPEHAADVRRCAEWTAEEMQRVGLDHVQLYETPGNPIVCGEWLKAEGAPTILYYGHYDVQPVDPLELWESPPFEATVRSGEIYARGAADDKGQVFMHLKAIEAHLRQTSRLPVNMKIVLEGEEEVGSENLDAFIRDRRDELSADVVVISDSPMFDRGVPSICYGLRGLTYFQIDLRGTASDLHSGSFGGAVANPAFVLSQVLAQMKDRGGRVKVPGFYDAVRPLREEERAEFKKLPFNEKHYRKEIGAPKLFGERDYTTLERVWARPTFEVNGLQSGFTGDGAKTVIPATATAKVSMRLVPDQEPDTIAEQFEDYLRKVTPKTVTLAVTRMHGGRPWMTEFDNPYVQAAARAVERGFGQQPVFNREGGSIPVVATFQEVLDLPSVLFGIGLPDENAHAPNERLDLGNFFNGIIASACLYDEIGQLTGHAATAESGGG, encoded by the coding sequence ATGAACACCATCATCGATTTTATTCACACGAACCGAGATCGTTACATTGACGAGTTGAAAGCCTACCTAGCGATTCCAAGTATCAGCGCGTTACCCGAGCACGCTGCGGACGTAAGACGCTGTGCAGAATGGACGGCGGAAGAAATGCAACGGGTCGGCTTGGATCACGTTCAGCTTTACGAGACACCCGGCAATCCGATCGTTTGCGGAGAATGGTTGAAGGCTGAGGGTGCGCCCACCATTCTTTATTACGGACACTACGACGTCCAACCAGTCGACCCGCTAGAGCTTTGGGAATCGCCGCCTTTTGAAGCCACGGTGCGAAGTGGCGAGATCTATGCGCGTGGCGCAGCCGACGACAAAGGCCAGGTGTTCATGCACCTTAAGGCGATCGAGGCGCACCTGAGACAAACCTCTAGGTTGCCGGTGAACATGAAGATCGTTCTAGAGGGTGAAGAGGAGGTTGGTAGCGAGAACCTTGATGCCTTCATCCGCGATCGGCGTGATGAGTTGTCCGCCGACGTGGTCGTAATTTCCGATTCCCCGATGTTCGATCGCGGCGTACCGTCCATTTGTTACGGTCTCCGAGGACTCACGTATTTCCAGATTGACCTCCGTGGTACGGCGAGCGACTTACACTCTGGCTCGTTCGGTGGTGCGGTTGCCAATCCGGCTTTCGTATTGAGCCAGGTGCTCGCACAGATGAAAGACCGCGGCGGTCGGGTGAAGGTCCCAGGCTTCTATGATGCTGTACGTCCGTTGCGAGAGGAAGAGCGTGCCGAATTCAAGAAACTACCGTTCAACGAAAAGCATTACCGCAAGGAAATAGGGGCACCCAAATTGTTTGGCGAGAGGGATTACACAACGCTCGAACGTGTATGGGCTAGGCCGACGTTCGAAGTCAATGGTCTTCAGTCGGGCTTCACTGGTGATGGAGCTAAGACTGTTATTCCGGCGACCGCGACGGCGAAGGTAAGTATGCGGCTTGTGCCGGATCAGGAGCCTGATACGATCGCCGAACAGTTTGAGGACTATCTTCGCAAAGTTACGCCGAAGACGGTTACGTTAGCCGTTACACGCATGCATGGTGGGAGGCCTTGGATGACCGAATTTGACAATCCTTATGTGCAGGCCGCCGCCCGTGCGGTCGAGCGAGGCTTCGGACAACAACCTGTGTTTAACCGTGAAGGTGGTTCGATTCCGGTCGTGGCGACTTTCCAGGAGGTGCTTGATCTACCATCGGTGCTGTTTGGGATTGGCCTACCAGACGAAAATGCACACGCGCCAAATGAAAGATTGGATCTCGGTAATTTTTTTAACGGCATCATTGCCTCAGCTTGTTTGTACGATGAGATTGGCCAGCTAACTGGTCACGCGGCAACCGCGGAATCGGGTGGTGGATGA
- a CDS encoding transglutaminase-like domain-containing protein codes for MINVDKLAREFADTVSGQAPDLARAALLIARLEHPHLNPTPSLECLDRMGSEARKRLADGDGKTQQAQFEILSRYLFRERGFTSNPADNEDPRNSCLNQVLDRRTGIPVTLGIVFLEVAQRAGVRAAGVNFPSHFLVRLQAESSEWKQMPLVIDPSNNGRIMAEGDCRELLHQHLGDDAEFDLRLLKPASDKQIIVRVLENLKRMYVRLRSFPQARDVTELLLAIKPSGAVDLRDRGLLAYHLRDFSGALRDLEAYLHITGRTRNGDVPVDRQTEHEQIWEHIKMLRRRVASLN; via the coding sequence ATGATCAATGTTGATAAGCTGGCGCGCGAGTTTGCTGACACGGTCAGCGGCCAAGCTCCAGACCTCGCACGCGCAGCACTGCTCATCGCCAGGCTCGAACACCCGCACCTCAACCCCACGCCATCCCTCGAGTGTCTTGACCGCATGGGTAGCGAGGCACGGAAGCGGCTAGCGGACGGAGATGGCAAAACTCAGCAAGCGCAGTTCGAAATCCTCAGCCGTTACCTGTTTCGGGAGCGGGGCTTTACTAGCAACCCTGCAGACAACGAAGATCCCAGAAACAGTTGTCTGAATCAGGTGCTCGATCGACGGACAGGCATTCCGGTAACACTAGGGATTGTCTTCCTTGAAGTGGCTCAACGAGCTGGAGTTCGTGCGGCGGGAGTCAATTTTCCAAGTCACTTCCTAGTACGATTACAAGCGGAATCATCGGAGTGGAAACAGATGCCACTTGTCATCGACCCATCCAATAACGGCAGGATAATGGCCGAGGGTGACTGCCGTGAACTACTCCACCAACATCTCGGTGACGACGCCGAATTCGACCTTCGACTTCTCAAGCCGGCAAGTGATAAACAGATCATCGTCCGAGTCCTCGAAAACTTGAAACGAATGTACGTCAGGTTACGTTCTTTCCCACAGGCGCGTGACGTGACTGAATTACTCCTCGCCATTAAACCATCTGGCGCCGTCGATCTTCGCGACCGTGGCTTGCTGGCCTATCACCTGCGAGACTTCTCGGGCGCCCTGAGAGACCTCGAAGCATACCTGCACATTACGGGGCGAACCAGAAACGGTGACGTCCCAGTGGATCGCCAGACGGAACACGAGCAGATCTGGGAACACATCAAGATGTTGCGAAGGCGAGTGGCAAGTTTGAACTAA
- a CDS encoding thioesterase family protein translates to MGSSFHHSIDVRFRDCDEFGHVNNAVYFTYLEEARWVFLRHLQGRSRDHGLTDSDRVPKQPGTILAHAECDFRSEAKYGDVLDVLVKVSAVGRSSFSYEYEVIEKSSSRLIATAKSVQVSYDAVAKRPVPIPNALRVVLEETLR, encoded by the coding sequence ATGGGTAGTAGCTTTCATCACTCAATCGACGTCAGGTTTCGAGATTGTGATGAGTTTGGCCACGTGAACAACGCGGTTTACTTCACTTACCTCGAAGAAGCACGCTGGGTGTTTTTACGCCACTTGCAGGGCCGGTCCCGCGATCACGGCTTGACCGATAGCGACAGAGTGCCGAAGCAGCCGGGAACGATCCTGGCGCACGCCGAATGTGACTTCCGATCGGAGGCTAAGTATGGTGACGTCCTTGATGTGTTGGTGAAGGTTTCCGCAGTTGGGCGTTCGAGTTTCAGTTACGAATACGAGGTCATCGAAAAATCGAGCAGCCGACTGATAGCAACAGCGAAATCCGTGCAGGTGTCCTACGACGCCGTAGCCAAACGGCCGGTCCCCATTCCCAATGCATTACGCGTTGTACTCGAGGAAACGTTACGGTGA